The Blattabacterium cuenoti genome includes the window ATCTTGATAATTTAAATGATTTAAAGTGTGTCCAGATTCATACTCTTTATAAAAAAAAAGTATTTTTTTTTCCTTTAAAAATTTTAATCCTTTTTTTGCCCAATTTACAGGAATTATAGAATCATATTTTCCATGAGATATAAAAAATTCTAAATCGTAATTATGATTGATTTTTTTTGGAAAGATTCGATCTTCTAAATATCCACTTAAAGCTATTACTTTTTTTATTTTATCAGAATTTTTTAATGCTATTGCATAACTTAAAATAGCTCCTTGACTAAACCCACATATCCATACTGTATTTTTTTTCAATTTATATTCTTCTATGGCTTCATGGATAAAAAATGATATTTTTTCAATGGTTGTTTTAGCCTGTATTATGTTAATGAATTCGTTTTTATTATCAAAGTCTATATCATACCAAGAATATTGATTTGTTCTAATTAAATAAAAACCTTGAATACTAATTATAAAAAAATTTTCTGGAAGATCTTTTTGAAAAAAAGAAAAAAGATCTTTTTCATTGCTACCATATCCATGAATCATCAAAAAAAGAGTCTTTTCCTTTTCATATCCCGTTTCTTTTATAAGATGTTTAATAGAAAGTTGATTTCTTAAAAGCATAAAATATTTTTATTTATCAATTTTGTATAATGTTCCATTTTCTATTTTTAATTTTTCATCAGCCATATTTGCTAATTGTAAGTTATGAGTAACAATTAAAAAAGTTTGTTTGAATTTGAAATTCAAAAAATCAAACAAATTATGTAATTTTTCTGCGTTTTTTATATCTAAATTCCCAGAAGGTTCATCTGCAAAAATAATTTTTGGATCATTAATCAAAGCTCTTGCTACAGCAACTCTCTGTTTTTGACCTCCAGATAATTCTTCTATTTTTGAATTTTCATACTTAGATATATTTAATTCTTTTAATAGATCTATAGCTTTTTTTTTCACTTTTTTTTTGTTGATGAAACCTGGTAAACATATATTTTCTAATACAGTAAATTCAGGAAGAAGTTGAGGCGTTTGAAAAATAAAACCTATTTTTTGATTTCTTAAAATAGAAAGCTCCTTGTCTGTAAGAGATAATATATCTTCTTTATTGATTTTTATAATAGGTTTTATTTTTTTATTTATCGTTGGTTTTTCTAAAGTTCCTAAAATATGTAATAAAGTACTTTTTCCTGCTCCAGATTCCCCTAAAATACATACTATACTTCCTTCTTTTACCATGATATTTACTCCTTTTAAAATTTTTTCTTTTCCAAAAGATTTGTAAATATTTTTAGCCTGAATCATTTTTTCGTAAATTTAAAATCCTTCTTTATAAATAAAAGAAACGAATTTTAGTTTAAATTTACTTTTAAAATTATTTCAATGAATTTACATGAATACCAAGGTAGAGAAATATTAAATTCTTTTTCCATTCAAGTTCCTGATGGAATGATTGTTTCTTCCCCTGAAGAAGCTGTAAAAGTAGCTAAAATTTTTTTTAAAAAAACTGAAAAAAATTCTTTAGTGATTAAAGCTCAAATTCATGCTGGAGGACGAGGAAAAGCTGGAGGTATTCAAATAGTGAAAAATTTGGATGAAGTTTATGAAAAATCAAAAAACATTTTAGGAAAATTTCTAATAACTTCCCAAACTTCTAAAAAGGGAGAATTAGTTCGAAAAATTTTGTTATCTGAAGATATCTATTTTTCTGAATTCAGTCCTCCTATAGAATATTATTTATCCATATTATTAAATCGTGATATAGAAAAAAATATGATTCTTTACTCTAAAGAAGGAGGAGTAAATATAGAAGATTTTTCAAAAAAAAATCCAAATAAAATATATACAGAAGTTATAGATCCGATATTAGGACTTCAATTATTTCAAACAAAAAAAATTGGTTTCAACTTAGGAATTCATGATAATGAATCTTTGAAAAACTTTAGCTTTTTTCTATTTTCACTTTATAAAGCTTATATCACTTTTGATACTTTATTATTAGAAATCAATCCTTTGATCAAAACATTTGATCAAAAATTTATTCCAGTTGACATAAAAATGATTTTAGATGACAATGCTTTGTTTCGTCATAAAAAATATAATTTGATCCGTGATGATATTGATGAAATTGAAAGAGAAGCCTGTGAAGCCAAATTAAATTTTTTAAAACTGGAAGGAAATGTAGGATGTATGGTAAATGGAGCTGGATTAGCAATGGCTACTATGGATATGATTAAATTTTGTGGAGGTGTTCCTGCTAATTTTTTAGACATAGGAGGTTCTGCGGATATAGAACGTGTAGAAAAAGCTTTTTATCTGATATTAAAGGATAAATCTGTACAAACAATATTAATCAATATATTTGGAGGAATTGTACGTTGTGATACGGTTGCAAAAGGAATTATAAATTCTTTTTCTAATATTCATCAGGATATTAAAGTTCCTGTTGTTGTTCGTTTACAAGGAACAAATGATGAATTGGCAAAAAAATTGATTCAACAAAGTTTATTTCCTATTTATTCTACTGATACTTTAGAAGAAGCATCTGATAAAATTCAAGAAATTTTACATATAAAATAAGATTGATTTTTTATGAAAAAAATTTTTTCTGTATTTTCTGAAAAATATAAACCTATAAAATGGAATGAAATAATAGGACAAAAAGATATAATTCTGATTTTAAAAAAAGCAATACAGGAAAATCGTTTATCTAAAATTTTATTTTTTTTGGGTCCAGAAGGAGTAGGAAAGAATACATGTGCACAAATTTTATCCAATGAATTAAATTCTTTTTCAGAATTAAAATATTATTCTTTGAATAGATTTGAAATTAATGGATTTTTGAATAATTCATTAGAACATATTTATAAAATAATAAATCAATCCCGTTTTTTTCCTAAATTAGGAAAATATAATATATTCATAATTAATAATATACATATGGTTTCTCAATGTTTTTTCAATTTTTTTATAAGATTTATAGAAGAAAAACATCCACATGTCTTGTTTATTTTTTGTGGAACAGAGGAAAAAAAAATTCCAAAATTAATTTTATCACGTTGTCAAGTTTTTGAATTCAAAAGGATTTCTACAAAAGAAATTTTTTTACATTTAAAAATGATTTCTGAAAAAGAAAATATAGAAGTAGAAAATGAAGCCTTATTGATTCTGTCAAAACATGTAAAAGGATCTATTAGTAAAGCTATTTATTTATTTGATAGATTGATTTTATATAAAAATAGTGAAAAAAAAATATCCAAAGAATTCCTAATTCAAAAATTAGGAATTATTGACGTAAAGTACTATTTCAAAATAGTAGATTATCTTTTAGATAAAAAAATACATAAAATATTCATTTTATTGGATAAAATTTTACAAAAAAAAGAAAATTCTTATGATTTAATTATAGGTTTAACCAAACATTTCAGAAATTTATTTTTATATAAAAATTATGAAACAATTTCTATTTTGAAATTAAAAAAAGAGATAATATTCTCTTACATTTCACAATCAAAAAAAATCTCTTATTTCTTTTTAATGAATGCTTTGAACATTTGTCTTAGATTGAAAAAAGAATATGAAAAGTTTAATCAAAGTTATAGATTAACAATTGAAATTTATCTAATACAGTTGGCATATTTATTCGATAATAAAAAAAATGAAAATTCATTCTTAATAGAAGATGAAAAAATTCAATGTTTACAAAAAAATTGGATCAATTTTTTACAGAAATTTTATGGAAAAATAAATCCTATTCATTTATATTTTTTGAAAAATGAAATAAAATTTCAAATTGAAAAAAATAAAATATTTTTTGTTCTTCCATATAAATTAGAAAATTTTAGTTTTTTGTTAATTCAAACACATTTTTTTAAATATTTTAAAGAAAAATTCAATTATCCGCATTTAGAATTTGAAATAGTGAAAAAAAATTCAAGTACAATAGAACAATATAATCTTTTATATCATAAAAATAAATTAATAGAAACATTAATAGAACGATTGAATTTAAAAATTTTTTCTTATGAAATACAAGGAAAAAAAAAATTATTGTAAACGATTTTTCTCTTGTATAAAATTTATTTCTATTCAAATTCTTTTCATTTGTAGAAATGGAATAGATATTTTATCTTTTTTTGAATCAAATATTTTAATGATTTCAATTTATGATTCATCATTATTCGTCAAACAGTATAAAAAAATTTTTTTTCTCTTCTACTTATTCAGATGAAGATATTGAAAATGACAGTTCTTCCTTTTCTTATGGATCTGGAAGTAGTGGAACAGGTTCTGGTTATTATGGAGGGATAAAAAGTAAAACTCCTGTTTTGGATAATTTTGGAAGAGATTTGAATTCCATAGCTATGGAAGGAAAATTAGATCCCGTAGTAGGTAGAGATAAAGAAGTTGAACGTGTTTCTCAAATATTGAGTAGAAGAAAAAAAAATAATCCTCTTCTTATAGGAGAACCTGGAGTAGGAAAATCTGCTATTGCTGAAGGATTAGCTTTACGTATTGTGCAAAAAAAAGTTTCAAGAGTTTTGTACAATAAGAGAGTGGTTGTATTAGATTTAGCAAGTTTAGTTGCTGGAACTAAATATAGAGGTCAATTTGAAGAAAGAATGAAAGCCATTATCAATGAATCAGAAAAAAATAAAGGTCTCATTCTTTTTATAGATGAAATACATACTCTGATTGGAGCAGGAGGAACTACAGGTTCTTTAGACGCTTCTAATATCTTTAAGCCAGCTTTAGCAAGGGGAGATATTCAATGTATCGGTGCAACAACACTCAATGAGTATAGACAATATATAGAAAAAGATGGAGCCTTAGAAAGGAGATTTCAAAAAATTATTGTTCAACCTTCTTCTGAAGAAGAAACTATAGAGATCTTAAGAAAAATAAAAGGAAAATATGAAAGTCATCATAACGTTATTTATACAGAAAAAGCAATAAGAGCTTGTGTATATCTTACTGTACGATATATTGTAGATCGTTTTTTACCAGATAAAGCCATTGATGCTTTAGATGAATCGGGATCTCGTGTTCATATTAAAAACATAAAAGTTCCACAGGAAATAGTTCTTTTAGAGAAAGAATTAGAGAGTATTCGAAAAGAAAAATCAAAAGTAGTTAAAAGTCAGAAATACGAAGAAGCGGCACGTTTACGTGATACAGAAAAACGTATTGAAAAACAATTAATGAAAGCCCAAAAAGAGTGGGAAGAATCTTCTAAAAAAAATAAAGAAATTGTATCCGAAGAGAATGTTGAAGAAGTGGTATCAATGATGAGTGGAGTTCCAATAAATAAAATTTCTCAAGCTGAAATGAAAAAATTGAGCAAAATGATAGATATCTTAAGAGAGAAAATAGTAGGACAAGATGAAGCGGTAGAAAAAATAGTAAGAGCCGTTCAAAGAAATAGAACTGGATTGAAAGATCCTAATTCCCCTATAGGTTCTTTTATTTTCTTAGGACAAACAGGGGTCGGAAAAACTTCTTTAGCAAAAATTTTTGCTAAAGAATTATTTGATTCCGAAGAATCATTGATTCGTATAGATATGAGTGAGTATATGGAAAAATTTTCTGTATCCCGATTAATAGGAGCTCCTCCAGGTTATGTGGGGTATGAAGAAGGAGGACAATTAACGGAAATTATACGTCGTAAACCTTATTCTGTAATATTATTAGATGAGATAGAAAAAGCACATCATGAAGTGTTTAATGTTTTGTTACAAATGTTAGATTATGGGTGTGTTACAGATAGTATTGGAAGAAAAATAAATTTTAAAAATACCGTGATTATTTTTACTTCAAATACGGGAACACAACAATTAAAAGAATTTGGTCAGGGAATAGGGTTTCATACTCAAGCAAGAAAATTAAACAATTATATACAAAATGTACTAGAACAAGCTTTAAAACGTACTTTTTCTCCTGAATTTTTAAATAGAATAGATGATATTATTATTTTTAATTCTTTAACAAGAGAAAATATATCAAAAATAACTCGTATTGAATTGAACAAAATAATTCTTCATGTATCTAATTTAGGTTATGAATTGGTATTACTCCCTGAAGTAATAAATTTTATTCAAAAAAAAGGATTTGATCAAGAATATGGAGCTCGTCCTTTAAAAAGAGTAATAGAAAAATTTATAAAAAATCCTATATCGGAATATATAATTAGTGAAAAATTAAAAAAAGGAGATAAAATTTCACTAAAAATGAATACAAGTAATGACAATGTAGAAGTATTTATTCATCAAAAAAAATGAATTTTATTTCAAAAAAAATAAAAATTATTGAAAATATATTGGATTTTTTATATCCTAATCCAACTTCTACTTTGTATTATATTAATGAATATACTTTATTGATATCTATTATGTTAAGTTCTAGAACTCAAGAAAAAAAAGTCAATGAAATTACAAAAATTTTATTTAGAAAAATCAATAACCCCATAGATACAATTTATACTCCTATTGAAAATATAAAAAATATTATAAAACATATAGGACTTTACAAGAAAAAATCTAAAAATATTTATGATTTATCTGTTATATTAATCAAAAAATATAATGGAATTATTCCGAAAAATATTTCGGAATTAAAATTTTTACCTGGAATAGGACATAAAACTGCATCTGTTTTTTTATCCCATGTATCCAACGAATTTGTATTTCCTGTGGACACTCACATTCATAGAATGATGTTTCGTTGGAAACTGAGCAATGGAAAAAATGTTAAACAAACAGAACAAGATGCAAAACGTTTTTTCAAAAAAAAAATTGGAAAAAATTACATCTTCAAATTATTTTTTATGCTAAAAAATATTCTCCTTCTAGAAAATGGAATTTAAAAAAAGATATTATCTATCAAGAATTATTAAACAAGAATTTATTATGATAAAATTTTTAAAAAGGTAAATCATCAAAATCATCAGATGATAAAGGAGGAGATGTTGAAGTCATTTTATTTGAAGTTTTTTCCGTAGAATAATGTTCTATTTTCCATCCTTGAATAGAATTAAAATATCTAATAATTCCTTCAGGATTTTTCCATTCTCTTCCCCGAATGTTTATGAATATTTTTATTTTATCTTTTGGTTTTACATTTTCTAACAAATCCACTTTATCTTGAATAAATTCAATTAATATATTTTGAGAATATGGCTCTTCAGTAGTAAGAACTATTTCTCTTTTTTGAAATCCACTATCAAATTTTTGAATATCAAATAGTTTTTTTACGTTTCCTATGATTTCCATGGAACTTAAAATTTATTTTTTTTTACTGTTATTCTTTTTTTTAAGAGTTTCTCCAATTTGGTTAGAAACATTAAATGATGTAATCATATTATTTAACATTTCACTAGCAGATCCTGGTGAATTGGGTAATAAAATTAAATTAGTATTTCCATTTTCTCCCATAGATTGGAGAGTATCATAGTGTTGCGTCACAACAATCAAAGCAGAAGCTTCTTGTGAATTAATTCCTATATTGTTTAACACTTCTACAGATTCTAGAATTCCTCTAGCTATTTCTCTGCGTTGATCTGCTGTTCCTTTTCCTTGTAATTTTTTACTTTCAGCTTCTGCCTTTGCTTTAGCTACAATTTTAATTCTATCAGCTTCTGCTTGATATTCAGAAGCAACCTTCTCTCTTTCAGCTGTATTAATGCGATTCATAGCCAATTTTACTTGTTCATCTGGATCAAGATCTGTAACTAATGCTTTAATTATAGAATATCCATAATTTAACATAGATCCTTCCAATTCTCCTTTAACTGCAAGAGCTATATGATCTTTTCGTTCGAAAACATCATCTAAACGCATTTTTGGAACTTCTGCTCTCACTACATCAAATATATAAGAAGTGATCTGAGCATGAGAATTATCTAACTTATAAAAAGCTTCATATACTTTATCTTGGATAACCTTAAATTGAACCGATACTTTAACTTTAACAAAAACGTTATCTTTCGTTTTTGTATCTACTAATACATCTAATTGTTGAATTTTTAATGTAAGTTTTCCTATTATATTATCCATAATAGGAACCTTAAAATTTAATCCAGCATAACGAATACTATGAAATTTACCCATTCTTTCAAGAATAGCTGCTGTCTCTTGGTTTACTATAAAGATAAAACTAGAAAAAATAGATAAAATCAAGAGAACCAATATACCATAAAATAGTAAACTGAAAATACTCATATTCAAAAAATTTATAATAATCCTAATTCTAAACGAGCTTCATCGCTCATAAATTCTCTACTCCAAGGTGGATCAAATGTTAAAATAACATCTACTTCTTTTATTTCTTGTATAATAGATTGGACTTTTTCTTTAACTTCTAAAGGCAAACTTTCTGCAACCGGACAATTAGGCGTAGTTAAAGTCATTACTATTTTTACTTTATTTTTTCCAGAAATCTGAACATCGTAAATCAAACCCAACTCATAAATATCTACTGAAATTTCTGGATCATATATAGATTTTAATACAGAAATAATACGATTTTCTAAAGAATAACTTGGATTCATTTTTCTTCTTTCTTGATTAAAGATCCAAATTGATCAAAAAAACGAATAGAATAACCTAATTTTTTTATATTAGGTAATATATCGTGAGCTTTTCCAATAATTATGATTCTACCATTTTTTGTGAAAAAGAACTTTTTACATGATTGATAGACATCATCTATTGTAACTGATTCGATTTTCTTTAAATAATTTTTGTAAAATCCACTTGGAAGTTTATTTCTTAATTCACATATAAAAAGATCACTAATTCTATTAGGATCTTCAAAATCAAGAATAAATTGACCACTAATTTCTTTCTTTTTTATATTTAATTCTTCCAAAGAAATTTTTTTTTCTGTTATTTCAAAAATTTCTTTTATAAGATCTTTTATTGCTTTTTCTGTAACTTCGTTTCTTACTTGAGTATAAACTGAAAAATAACCAATATTCCTATCAGATTTCAAAATAGAATAAGCTCCATATGTATAAGCCTTTTTTTCTCTAAGATTTAAAAATAAACGACTTTGAGGCCCTCCTCCTAAAATTCCATTCGCTAACATAGAAGAAAAATATTCTGGATCATTTTTTTTCAAACAAATCGGTCCACCAAAACAAATAGTAGATTGGGTTAAAGAAGGAATATCCACTATATCTATTTCTATTTTAGATGGAATCACATATTCTTTGATAATCGGTTCATCTATAATAGATGATTTCTGTTTCCATTTGGAAAAATAAAGATCACACAATTTTTCCGCTTCTCTTTGAGAAATGTCTCCAATAAAAGAAAGATAGGATATGTTGGGTATATAATATTTTTCATATAATTTCTTCAAATCATGAAGAGTAATATTTTTAATTGTATCATGAGTCTCGTATTCTCCATAAGGATGATTTTTTCCAAAATATAAAACATTTCGTACTCTTTGTAAAATAGCATTGGGTTCTTTTTCTGAAAGACTCAGATCTATAATTCTTTGTTTAATGATTTTATCCAATTCTTTGGAATTATCAAATTTGCTATTCATCAAAATATCACTCATTATAGATACAGATTTATTCAAATATTTTTTCATAGTGAAAATAGATGTCTCAGAGAAAGAAGTATATAAACTACATCCCATATAATCAATCATATCGTCTAATTCTTCTTTAGTATGATTTTCTGTACCAGAACGAAGCATTTGACCCAAAATTTTTTTTATTCCAGTCTTATCTTTTTCCAAAAAGGGTTTATAATCCAACTCTAAACCAATTCTAACTAAAGGAAGTTTATGATTTTCTACAATGAGAACTTTTAATCCATTTTTCATTTGAAAAAACTTAGGTTTTTCAATGTTGATAGTCGTCTTTCTTTTGAGAGATGGTGGGGGGACATTTCGATTAAATATATGAGCAAACATAATTATTGTATGAAAAAAAATTATTACAGCAAGGATTATTTTGAAAATCAATTTATTTATCTGTATTCTCGTTATCTGGAATATTATATAAACGAACTCTATTATTTTTATTTAAATATTTATTAGCAACTTTTTTGATATCTTCTGGAGTTATTTTTCTATATTTTTCTATATCCGTATTAATTAAATCAGCATTATGATAATATAAATAATAGTGAGACAAACTTGCAGTGATTCCACTCATAGAATAATTGTCTGAAATAAATTTTTTTTCAAAACAGTTTTTTTGTTTTTCCAATTCATATTGTGTTATTCCTTTTTCTTTTAAAAGATCTATTTCATCATCTATTATTTTTGTCAATTGATCTATTGTAATACCAGGATTAATTAATCCATATATCATAAAAATACCATAATCTTCCATTGTATCTAAAGATGATCCCGCATAAGAAGCGACTTGTTTCGTATTTACAATATTTTTTATTATGCGAGAACTCTCTCCAGAAGAGAATACATGATCAATAATTTTTAATACATAAGAATCTTTATCTGTGAGTTTTGGAACTCTATACGATAAAAATACTCCAGGAACTTTAGTATTTTTATCTACGTAAGTAAAAAATATTTCTTTCTTCATTGGTTCTTCTTCTATTTTGTTCATTTGAAAATTTCTTGTTCCTTTAGGGATAGATGAAAAATATTTTTGAATCAGTGTTCTAGCTTCATTCATATCGAAATCACCAGATACTACTAAAACCGCATTGTTCGGAACATAGTAAGTTTTATAAAATTCTTTATAATCAGCTTCTGTCGCAGTATCTAAATCTTGATATAATCCAATAATTGGATATTTATATGGATGTTTTTTGAATAATAAAGAAGGAATTATCTCAGAAATGGATTTTACATATGGCTGATTCTCTACACGCATCTTTTTTTCTTCTTTGACCACTTCTCTTTGAATATTAATACTTTCTTCATCAACTTTAGCATGAAGCATTCTTTCTGATTCTAACCACAAAGCTAATGGAAGACGATCAGATGGTAAGATTTCGTAATAACAAGTTTCATCATGATTTGTATAAGCATTATTTTTTCCTCCATTATAGGCTATGTACTTAAAATATTCTCCTTTTTTAATATTTTTGGATCCTTCAAACATAAGATGTTCGAAAAAATGAGCAAAACCCGATTTTCCAGGAGTTTCGTTTTTACTTCCTACATGATACAAAACAGAAATAGAAACTAAAGGGGTTGTCTTGTCTTGATGTAAAATAACATGCAACCCATTTGATAGTTTTTCTTCGAAAAACTTAATTTGATACAACTCTTTAGAACGGTTAAAGTTTTTGGGGGTCAAATGATTCAGTATCATAGTTATAAACATTAATAAAAAAATGAAAAAACCATTCATGAAACAAAGTTAAAGATTCAAAAAAGAAATTTACGAATTTTTTTTTCCAAAAGATGGTATTTTTTCTTTTATTCTATTTTTGTTATAAAGTTATGAATTCATAATATAGTATGAGAAGAATTTTATTTTTTATTTTCATTTTTTCTTTTTTTTTAATAGAAAAAGGAAAATTAAAAGCTGATAAAGGAGATGTTGAAAATGGAATGGAACTTTTTAAAAAAAATTGCACAGCATGCCATTCCATAGATTTAGAAAAAAAAATGATAGGACCTGCTTTACATGGAGTGACTGAAAAAAGGAATCGTAAATGGTTACATCAATGGATTAAGAATAATAAATCTTTAAGAGAAAGTGGAGATAAAGACGCTTTAAAAATCTACAAAGAATATGGAAATATAGAAATGAATCCTTTTCCTCAATTATCTGAAAAACAAATAGATGATATTTTATCGTTTATAACCAATCCCGATTCAATAAAAAAAAAAGAACATCATGAAATAAATCATAATAATGAAAATCATGAAAATGATAAAGAAGAAAATCAATTTTTAGTCAAATTAATTATTTTTTGTTTTGGAATTTTATCTTTAATTCTACTTTGGATTTTATATAGAATACAAATTCTAATCAGGTTAATTAATGAAGGAGAAACAAAGGTTACTACTTTTAGAAGAAAAAATTTCATAATAAATGTTTTATACAAAAAAATATTAGGAAATGACAAAAAAAAGTGGTATCTGTTTTCTTGTTTTACAGGATTTTTTTTGTTATTTGGAATATATGAAACTTGGAATTTTTTAATGAAGATAGATGTCAATAAAGGATATAAACCTAAACAACCTATTTATTTTTCTCATAAAATTCATTCTGAAATTAATAAAATTGATTGTCAATATTGTCATTCTTCGGCAAAGTATGGTAAAGTATCTGGAATTCCTTCAGTC containing:
- a CDS encoding DUF3127 domain-containing protein, yielding MEIIGNVKKLFDIQKFDSGFQKREIVLTTEEPYSQNILIEFIQDKVDLLENVKPKDKIKIFINIRGREWKNPEGIIRYFNSIQGWKIEHYSTEKTSNKMTSTSPPLSSDDFDDLPF
- a CDS encoding AAA family ATPase — its product is MKKIFSVFSEKYKPIKWNEIIGQKDIILILKKAIQENRLSKILFFLGPEGVGKNTCAQILSNELNSFSELKYYSLNRFEINGFLNNSLEHIYKIINQSRFFPKLGKYNIFIINNIHMVSQCFFNFFIRFIEEKHPHVLFIFCGTEEKKIPKLILSRCQVFEFKRISTKEIFLHLKMISEKENIEVENEALLILSKHVKGSISKAIYLFDRLILYKNSEKKISKEFLIQKLGIIDVKYYFKIVDYLLDKKIHKIFILLDKILQKKENSYDLIIGLTKHFRNLFLYKNYETISILKLKKEIIFSYISQSKKISYFFLMNALNICLRLKKEYEKFNQSYRLTIEIYLIQLAYLFDNKKNENSFLIEDEKIQCLQKNWINFLQKFYGKINPIHLYFLKNEIKFQIEKNKIFFVLPYKLENFSFLLIQTHFFKYFKEKFNYPHLEFEIVKKNSSTIEQYNLLYHKNKLIETLIERLNLKIFSYEIQGKKKLL
- the sucC gene encoding ADP-forming succinate--CoA ligase subunit beta, yielding MNLHEYQGREILNSFSIQVPDGMIVSSPEEAVKVAKIFFKKTEKNSLVIKAQIHAGGRGKAGGIQIVKNLDEVYEKSKNILGKFLITSQTSKKGELVRKILLSEDIYFSEFSPPIEYYLSILLNRDIEKNMILYSKEGGVNIEDFSKKNPNKIYTEVIDPILGLQLFQTKKIGFNLGIHDNESLKNFSFFLFSLYKAYITFDTLLLEINPLIKTFDQKFIPVDIKMILDDNALFRHKKYNLIRDDIDEIEREACEAKLNFLKLEGNVGCMVNGAGLAMATMDMIKFCGGVPANFLDIGGSADIERVEKAFYLILKDKSVQTILINIFGGIVRCDTVAKGIINSFSNIHQDIKVPVVVRLQGTNDELAKKLIQQSLFPIYSTDTLEEASDKIQEILHIK
- a CDS encoding ATP-dependent Clp protease ATP-binding subunit, with protein sequence MIHHYSSNSIKKFFFSSTYSDEDIENDSSSFSYGSGSSGTGSGYYGGIKSKTPVLDNFGRDLNSIAMEGKLDPVVGRDKEVERVSQILSRRKKNNPLLIGEPGVGKSAIAEGLALRIVQKKVSRVLYNKRVVVLDLASLVAGTKYRGQFEERMKAIINESEKNKGLILFIDEIHTLIGAGGTTGSLDASNIFKPALARGDIQCIGATTLNEYRQYIEKDGALERRFQKIIVQPSSEEETIEILRKIKGKYESHHNVIYTEKAIRACVYLTVRYIVDRFLPDKAIDALDESGSRVHIKNIKVPQEIVLLEKELESIRKEKSKVVKSQKYEEAARLRDTEKRIEKQLMKAQKEWEESSKKNKEIVSEENVEEVVSMMSGVPINKISQAEMKKLSKMIDILREKIVGQDEAVEKIVRAVQRNRTGLKDPNSPIGSFIFLGQTGVGKTSLAKIFAKELFDSEESLIRIDMSEYMEKFSVSRLIGAPPGYVGYEEGGQLTEIIRRKPYSVILLDEIEKAHHEVFNVLLQMLDYGCVTDSIGRKINFKNTVIIFTSNTGTQQLKEFGQGIGFHTQARKLNNYIQNVLEQALKRTFSPEFLNRIDDIIIFNSLTRENISKITRIELNKIILHVSNLGYELVLLPEVINFIQKKGFDQEYGARPLKRVIEKFIKNPISEYIISEKLKKGDKISLKMNTSNDNVEVFIHQKK
- a CDS encoding endonuclease III domain-containing protein, which translates into the protein MNFISKKIKIIENILDFLYPNPTSTLYYINEYTLLISIMLSSRTQEKKVNEITKILFRKINNPIDTIYTPIENIKNIIKHIGLYKKKSKNIYDLSVILIKKYNGIIPKNISELKFLPGIGHKTASVFLSHVSNEFVFPVDTHIHRMMFRWKLSNGKNVKQTEQDAKRFFKKKIGKNYIFKLFFMLKNILLLENGI
- a CDS encoding alpha/beta hydrolase, with protein sequence MLLRNQLSIKHLIKETGYEKEKTLFLMIHGYGSNEKDLFSFFQKDLPENFFIISIQGFYLIRTNQYSWYDIDFDNKNEFINIIQAKTTIEKISFFIHEAIEEYKLKKNTVWICGFSQGAILSYAIALKNSDKIKKVIALSGYLEDRIFPKKINHNYDLEFFISHGKYDSIIPVNWAKKGLKFLKEKKILFFYKEYESGHTLNHLNYQDLINWIKENNKINQNMNYE
- a CDS encoding iron-sulfur cluster assembly protein, with the protein product MNPSYSLENRIISVLKSIYDPEISVDIYELGLIYDVQISGKNKVKIVMTLTTPNCPVAESLPLEVKEKVQSIIQEIKEVDVILTFDPPWSREFMSDEARLELGLL
- a CDS encoding ABC transporter ATP-binding protein, which encodes MIQAKNIYKSFGKEKILKGVNIMVKEGSIVCILGESGAGKSTLLHILGTLEKPTINKKIKPIIKINKEDILSLTDKELSILRNQKIGFIFQTPQLLPEFTVLENICLPGFINKKKVKKKAIDLLKELNISKYENSKIEELSGGQKQRVAVARALINDPKIIFADEPSGNLDIKNAEKLHNLFDFLNFKFKQTFLIVTHNLQLANMADEKLKIENGTLYKIDK
- a CDS encoding SPFH domain-containing protein, whose protein sequence is MSIFSLLFYGILVLLILSIFSSFIFIVNQETAAILERMGKFHSIRYAGLNFKVPIMDNIIGKLTLKIQQLDVLVDTKTKDNVFVKVKVSVQFKVIQDKVYEAFYKLDNSHAQITSYIFDVVRAEVPKMRLDDVFERKDHIALAVKGELEGSMLNYGYSIIKALVTDLDPDEQVKLAMNRINTAEREKVASEYQAEADRIKIVAKAKAEAESKKLQGKGTADQRREIARGILESVEVLNNIGINSQEASALIVVTQHYDTLQSMGENGNTNLILLPNSPGSASEMLNNMITSFNVSNQIGETLKKKNNSKKK